The Vitis riparia cultivar Riparia Gloire de Montpellier isolate 1030 chromosome 10, EGFV_Vit.rip_1.0, whole genome shotgun sequence genome includes a region encoding these proteins:
- the LOC117923000 gene encoding LOW QUALITY PROTEIN: pentatricopeptide repeat-containing protein At1g30610, chloroplastic-like (The sequence of the model RefSeq protein was modified relative to this genomic sequence to represent the inferred CDS: inserted 1 base in 1 codon), protein MVNAQMGSFILQGIGCFSSNCNWNTSSSIGFSVSWRPSFGVAVNARRPNCITVNTLLREESNGRSADNGLLDKELEFKPSFGEYLKTMESVRTGRGKNQSRNLNRSKSSSRRGKGVLRMPSLERDEENVNLGDFEGHPYQEKKSKFGKQDELYKNSGGRSARGLVQDELDLGWENDDENSSEILEGKGSSKSRRDDKLKGRAFKADSSGLGSKGMWKRHEMNGAQVKKVGDEKIGIKKGNFNKSRKGFLEKGGDDILEIERAAFKNFEAFNDITVKKPVSKMEMEERIQKLAKLLNGADIDMPEWMFSKMMRSAKIRFTDHSILRVIQILGKLGNWRRALQVLEWLQLCERFKSHKLRYIYTAALDVLGKARRPVEALNVFYAMLQQMSSYPDLVAYHCIAVTLGQAGHMKELFDVIDCMRSPPRKKFKTGALEKWDPRLEPDIVVYNAVLNACVRQKQWEGAFWVLQQLKQQSQKPSITTYGLVMEVMFVCGKYNLVHEFFWKVQKSSIPNALTYKVLVNTLWREGKTDEAVLAVQDMEKRGVVGSAALYYDXARCLCSAGRCQEALMQIEKICKVANKPLVVTYTGLIQACLDSGNVQNAAFIFNQMHEFCSPNLITCNVMLKAYLEHRMFEEAKELFGKMLGDGNRISSKSDYNDRVLPDIYTFNTMIDACNAEKRWHDLEYVYERMLRHGFHFNAKRHLRIILDASRAGKEELLETTWKRLAGEGRVPPPLIKERFCMKLEKGDCAAAVSSITGHHMKELQEPFSKRAWLNLFTENAGRFQTESLVELMHEASVLIARADMPNPVLQNLFASCKEFLRTHMTVSSVSSESSRTETATAIQSEVA, encoded by the exons ATGGTAAATGCGCAAATGGGTAGCTTTATTTTGCAAGGAATCGGATGTTTCTCTTCGAATTGCAACTGGAATACATCTTCATCAATTGGGTTTTCGGTTTCTTGGAGACCCAGTTTTGGTGTTGCAGTGAATGCGCGAAGACCCAACTGTATTACAGTTAATACTTTGTTGAGAGAAGAGTCTAATGGCAGGTCGGCCGATAACGGGCTTCTAGACAAAGAGCTTGAGTTCAAGCCTTCATTTGGTGAGTATTTGAAGACTATGGAGTCTGTTAGAACTGGCAGGGGGAAGAACCAATCACGGAATTTAAATAGGTCTAAGAGTAGTTCAAGAAGGGGAAAAGGTGTTCTGAGGATGCCATCTTTGGAGAGAGATGAAGAGAATGTGAATTTGGGGGATTTTGAAGGGCATCCATATCAAGAAAAGAAATCCAAATTCGGGAAGCAAGATGAATTATATAAGAATTCTGGTGGTCGAAGTGCCCGGGGCTTGGTTCAAGATGAACTAGACTTGGGATGggaaaatgatgatgaaaattccTCTGAAATATTGGAAGGGAAGGGGTCTTCCAAGAGCCGAAGGGATGATAAATTGAAAGGACGTGCCTTTAAGGCAGATAGCAGTGGTCTTGGAAGCAAAGGAATGTGGAAAAGACATGAGATGAATGGGGCTCAAGTCAAGAAAGTAGGTGATGAAAAAATCGGTATTAAAAAGGGAAACTTCAATAAGAGCAGGAAGGGTTTCCTTGAGAAAGGTGGTGATGACATTTTGGAGATAGAAAGGGCTGCCTTCAAAAATTTTGAGGCATTCAATGACATTACAGTCAAGAAACCTGTTTCAAAGATGGAAATGGAAGAACGAATCCAGAAGCTAGCAAAGTT GTTGAATGGCGCAGACATTGATATGCCTGAGTGGATGTTCTCTAAGATGATGCGAAGTGCAAAAATAAGATTTACAGATCACTCTATTTTGAGAGTTATCCAGATATTGGGTAAGCTAGGAAATTGGAGGCGGGCACTGCAAGTCCTTGAGTGGCTTCAATTGTGTGAACGCTTCAAATCCCACAAGCtcag ATACATTTACACTGCTGCACTGGATGTACTTGGAAAGGCAAGGCGACCTGTGGAGGCACTCAATGTATTCTATGCAATGCTG CAACAAATGTCCTCGTACCCCGACCTAGTAGCTTATCATTGTATTGCAGTCACTCTTGGACAAGCAGGACATATGAAGGAACTTTTTGATGTGATTGATTGCATGAGATCTCCTCCCAGGAAGAAGTTCAAGACAGGGGCACTTGAAAAGTGGGACCCACGGTTGGAACCAGATATTGTTGTTTACAATGCT GTGCTAAATGCTTGTGTCCGACAGAAGCAATGGGAAGGAGCATTCTGGGTGTTGCAACAATTAAAGCAACAAAGCCAAAAACCTTCTATCACAACATATGGACTTGTCATGGAG GTGATGTTTGTATGTGGAAAGTACAATTTGGTTCATGAGTTTTTCTGGAAAGTGCAGAAATCTTCTATTCCTAACGCTTTGACATATAAAG TTCTCGTGAATACCCTATGGAGAGAAGGTAAAACGGATGAGGCTGTTTTGGCTGTTCAAGACATGGAAAAACGAGGCGTAGTGGGTTCTGCTGCTCTTTATTATG CTGCTCGTTGTCTCTGCAGTGCAGGAAGGTGCCAAGAAGCATTAATGCAG ATTGAGAAGATATGTAAGGTTGCAAATAAGCCTCTTGTAGTAACATACACTGGTTTAATTCAAGCTTGTCTGGACTCTGGAAACGTTCAAAATGCAGCATTTATATTCAATCAAATGCATGAGTTTTGCTCACCAAATCTGATCACTTGCAATGTGATGCTGAAAGCATACCTGGAACATAGGATGTTTGAAGAAGCGAAAGAACTGTTTGGGAAAATGTTAGGAGATGGGAATCGTATCAGTAGTAAATCAGATTACAATGATAGGGTACTACCAGATATTTACACATTCAACACTATGATAGATGCATGCAATGCAgagaagaggtggcatgatcttGAGTATGTGTATGAACGGATGCTACGCCATGGGTTCCACTTCAATGCTAAACGACATCTACGGATAATACTGGATGCTTCCAGGGCTGGAAAG GAAGAGCTGCTGGAAACAACTTGGAAGCGCTTGGCTGGGGAGGGCCGGGTTCCACCTCCTCTTATCAAAGAAAGGTTTTGCATGAAACTGGAGAAAGGTGACTGTGCAGCTGCTGTATCCAGCATCACGGGTCATCACATGAAGGAGCTGCAGGAGCCATTCTCCAAGAGGGCATGGTTGAATTTATTTACGGAAAATGCTGGTCGGTTTCAAACGGAGAGTCTTGTGGAGTTGATGCATGAGGCTAGTGTCCTTATTGCCAGAGCTGACATGCCAAACCCGGTATTACAGAATCTATTTGCATCTTGTAAAGAATTCTTGAGGACTCATATGACAGTATCTTCAGTATCTTCTGAGAGTAGCCGAACAGAAACTGCCACGGCCATTCAATCTGAAGTGGCCTAA
- the LOC117923445 gene encoding mitotic-spindle organizing protein 1A-like gives MDPEASQTARESLELTFHMSNILETGLDRHTVSVLIALCDLGLNPEALAAVVKELRREPFSSFPMPETPSSAS, from the coding sequence ATGGATCCAGAGGCTTCACAGACTGCCCGAGAATCTCTGGAGCTGACATTTCACATGTCGAACATTCTTGAAACAGGACTTGATCGCCACACCGTTTCAGTCCTCATTGCCCTCTGTGACCTGGGTCTGAACCCTGAGGCACTGGCTGCTGTCGTCAAGGAACTTCGAAGAGAACCATTTTCCTCTTTCCCAATGCCAGAAACTCCATCATCTGCTTCGTAG